In one window of Carassius carassius chromosome 38, fCarCar2.1, whole genome shotgun sequence DNA:
- the LOC132119530 gene encoding CMP-N-acetylneuraminate-beta-galactosamide-alpha-2,3-sialyltransferase 2-like produces MMLRRKLYLGALIGAILFLLIAAHTIQKGSVVPITALPTALPRDVRSPMENETPLQTVITDSRRVVPSRSCNCSHYCIADKGVSEWFDQRYDHKQQPYLTGRNDDIDPLSLKWWLSLQSSDGMINDVTQKMFKIIPPPPEDEMPRQRQCRTCAVVGNSGNLLRSKYGALIDSHLFVIRMNKAVTVGFEEDVGNRTTHHFMYPESAMDLRPDVHLVLLPFKLKDMQWLSSALSTGEIKMTYMRVKNRVEADKDKVIVVNPAFFKYTHDKWTERHGRYPSTGIVAITFALHLCDEVSVFGYGADKQGNWHHYWEYNRYAGAFRKTGVHNADFETEIIQRLNKEGKIKLHR; encoded by the exons ATGATGTTGAGAAGAAAACTGTACTTAGGTGCTCTGATAGGTGCTATTCTGTTTTTATTGATAGCTGCGCACACCATTCAGAAGGGCAGTGTTGTGCCCATCACAGCTTTACCCACAGCTTTACCCAGGGATGTCAGGTCACCTATGGAGAACGAGACACCATTACAAACAGTTATCACAGATTCAAGACGAGTCGTTCCAAGTCGTTCCTGTAACTGTTCTCACTACTGTATAGCAGACAAAGGTGTGTCGGAGTGGTTTGACCAACGCTATGATCATAAACAGCAACCTTACCTCACCGGCAGGAATGATGACATAGATCCACTTTCTCTGAAGTGGTGGCTG TCTTTGCAGTCATCTGATGGAATGATCAACGACGTCACCCAGAAGATGTTTAAGATAATCCCCCCTCCACCTGAGGATGAAATGCCACGGCAGAGACAGTGCCGGACGTGTGCAGTTGTTGGAAACTCAGGGAATCTGCTGAGGTCCAAATACGGAGCCTTGATAGATTCCCACTTATTTGTTATTAG AATGAACAAGGCCGTGACTGTGGGTTTTGAAGAGGATGTTGGTAACCGAACCACCCACCACTTCATGTACCCAGAGAGTGCGATGGATCTGAGACCTGATGTCCATCTCGTCCTTCTTCCCTTCAAACTGAAAGACATGCAGTGGTTATCCAGCGCTCTTTCCACCGGAGAGATCAAAAT GACGTACATGAGAGTGAAAAATCGTGTGGAAGCTGACAAAGACAAG GTGATAGTTGTAAATCCAGCTTTCTTTAAGTACACACATGATAAATGGACAGAGCGTCATGGAAGGTACCCATCCACCGGGATAGTAGCCATTACGTTTGCTCTACATCTCTGTGATGAG GTGTCAGTGTTTGGATATGGGGCAGACAAGCAAGGAAATTGGCACCACTATTGGGAGTACAACAGATATGCTGGTGCCTTTCGAAAGACGGGCGTCCATAACGCAGATTTCGAGACTGAGATCATTCAGAGGCTCAACAAAGAGGGCAAAATCAAACTGCACAGATGA